A single genomic interval of Microbacterium oleivorans harbors:
- a CDS encoding HpcH/HpaI aldolase/citrate lyase family protein has translation MTRAIMVALYAPADRPERFDKALDAGADAVIVDLEDAVAPSRKASARAALADFAAAWASRGASVPAVQVRVNARGAEAHDADVAAVAALPAAFGIRLPKTQSPDDVAAVRAAAPGREVHALLESALSIERAFEIAQAGVASIAVGEADLRAEIGVPAGRAGEPGLAWSRARVVNAAAAAGLPLPLMAVWADVADLDGLKESCAAGRALGYAGRTAIHPRQIEVIRRVFTPGPDEVERAQRIVERVRTAAADGTGAFVLDDGTFIDVAMVKAAQRVLAAHETPRRQP, from the coding sequence ATGACGCGCGCGATCATGGTCGCCCTCTATGCGCCCGCCGATCGTCCGGAGCGTTTCGATAAGGCGTTGGATGCGGGAGCGGATGCCGTCATCGTCGACCTCGAGGACGCGGTGGCCCCCTCGCGCAAGGCGTCGGCGCGGGCTGCGCTCGCCGACTTCGCCGCAGCATGGGCGTCACGTGGGGCTTCGGTTCCCGCGGTGCAGGTGCGGGTCAACGCGCGGGGTGCCGAGGCGCACGACGCGGATGTCGCCGCCGTCGCGGCTCTGCCCGCGGCCTTCGGCATCCGATTGCCCAAGACGCAGTCGCCGGACGACGTCGCGGCCGTCCGCGCTGCGGCGCCCGGGCGCGAGGTGCATGCGCTGCTCGAGTCGGCGCTGTCGATCGAGCGGGCGTTCGAGATCGCGCAGGCCGGTGTCGCTTCGATCGCCGTAGGCGAGGCCGACCTGCGAGCCGAGATCGGGGTGCCCGCCGGGCGCGCGGGCGAACCCGGGCTCGCGTGGTCGCGCGCCCGGGTCGTGAACGCCGCCGCCGCGGCCGGGCTGCCCCTGCCGCTCATGGCGGTCTGGGCCGATGTCGCCGACCTCGACGGGCTGAAGGAGAGTTGCGCGGCCGGACGCGCGCTCGGCTACGCGGGGCGCACCGCCATCCATCCGCGGCAGATCGAGGTGATCCGGCGGGTCTTCACCCCCGGCCCCGACGAGGTCGAGCGAGCGCAGCGCATCGTCGAGCGGGTGCGCACCGCGGCCGCCGACGGCACGGGCGCGTTCGTGCTCGACGACGGCACGTTCATCGACGTCGCCATGGTCAAGGCCGCCCAGCGGGTGCTCGCGGCACACGAGACGCCCCGGCGGCAGCCGTGA
- the rpsF gene encoding 30S ribosomal protein S6 codes for MVILQPEIDERQVAPNLDKFLKVITNDGGTIENVDIWGRRRLAYEIQKKNEGIYAVVNFTATSETTQELDRQLKLSESIMRTKVLRAEEAIAQVAAEKARSEAKAARKAAAPAKVAKV; via the coding sequence ATGGTGATTCTCCAGCCCGAGATCGACGAGCGTCAGGTTGCTCCCAACCTTGACAAGTTCCTCAAGGTCATCACCAACGATGGCGGGACGATCGAGAACGTCGACATCTGGGGTCGTCGCCGCCTGGCGTACGAGATCCAGAAGAAGAACGAAGGCATCTACGCCGTCGTCAACTTCACCGCGACGAGCGAGACCACGCAGGAGCTCGACCGCCAGCTGAAGCTGAGCGAGTCGATCATGCGCACCAAGGTCCTGCGCGCCGAGGAGGCCATCGCACAGGTCGCCGCCGAGAAGGCGCGCTCCGAGGCGAAGGCCGCCCGCAAGGCTGCTGCCCCCGCTAAGGTCGCGAAGGTCTAA
- a CDS encoding single-stranded DNA-binding protein, with protein sequence MAGETVITVVGNLTADPELRYTQNGLPVANFTIASTPRTFDRQANEWKDGEALFLRASVWRDFAEHVAGSLTKGMRVVATGRLRQRSYQDREGQNRTAIELEVDEIGPSLRYATAQVTRAASGSGGGGGGGGSFGGGQQARPQQQVQEEPWATPGSSAPDAWSAPGSGASYGDDTPF encoded by the coding sequence ATGGCCGGCGAGACCGTCATCACCGTCGTGGGCAACCTCACGGCAGACCCCGAGCTGCGTTACACGCAGAACGGTCTGCCGGTGGCGAACTTCACGATCGCCTCGACTCCTCGCACTTTCGATCGCCAGGCGAACGAGTGGAAGGACGGCGAAGCGCTGTTCCTCCGCGCGTCCGTGTGGCGTGACTTCGCCGAGCACGTGGCGGGTTCGCTGACCAAGGGCATGCGGGTCGTCGCGACCGGCCGCCTGCGTCAGCGCTCCTACCAGGACCGCGAAGGCCAGAACCGCACTGCCATCGAGCTGGAGGTCGACGAGATCGGCCCCTCGCTGCGCTACGCGACCGCTCAGGTCACGCGCGCCGCGTCCGGCTCGGGCGGCGGCGGTGGCGGTGGCGGGAGCTTCGGCGGCGGTCAGCAGGCGCGTCCGCAGCAGCAGGTGCAGGAGGAGCCGTGGGCGACCCCGGGTTCTTCGGCTCCCGACGCATGGAGCGCACCGGGCTCCGGCGCCTCCTACGGCGACGACACCCCGTTCTGA
- the rpsR gene encoding 30S ribosomal protein S18, which produces MAGKATGDRRKPRKGAKNAAPAKAIRVGVIDYKDVSTLRKFISERGKIRARRITGVSVQEQRLIAKAIKNAREMALLPYAGAGR; this is translated from the coding sequence ATGGCTGGAAAGGCAACCGGCGACCGCCGCAAGCCGCGGAAGGGCGCGAAGAACGCGGCCCCCGCGAAGGCGATCCGCGTCGGCGTCATCGACTACAAGGACGTTTCGACGCTCCGCAAGTTCATCTCGGAGCGTGGGAAGATCCGCGCCCGTCGTATCACCGGTGTCTCGGTGCAGGAGCAGCGTCTGATCGCCAAGGCGATCAAGAACGCGCGCGAAATGGCGCTCCTGCCCTACGCCGGCGCTGGCCGGTAA
- the rplI gene encoding 50S ribosomal protein L9, whose amino-acid sequence MAKLILTNEVAGLGSAGDVIEVKNGYARNYLVPQGFAVAWTRGGEKQVASIRAAREARVIHDHEEAVALKNNLEANKVKLAVKAGAEGRLFGAVKPTDVADAVKAAGLGDLDKRKIHITSPIKYVGEHEATIRLRDDLTAVITLQVVAAK is encoded by the coding sequence ATGGCAAAGCTGATTCTCACGAACGAGGTCGCCGGGCTCGGAAGCGCCGGTGACGTCATCGAGGTCAAGAACGGGTACGCCCGCAACTACCTCGTCCCCCAGGGCTTCGCTGTGGCCTGGACCCGCGGTGGCGAGAAGCAGGTGGCGTCGATTCGCGCCGCTCGCGAAGCCCGCGTGATCCACGACCACGAAGAGGCCGTGGCCCTCAAGAACAACCTCGAGGCCAACAAGGTCAAGCTGGCCGTCAAGGCCGGTGCCGAGGGTCGCCTGTTCGGCGCCGTCAAGCCGACCGACGTGGCAGACGCCGTCAAGGCCGCCGGACTCGGCGACCTCGACAAGCGCAAGATCCACATCACCTCGCCGATCAAGTACGTGGGGGAGCACGAGGCGACCATTCGCCTGCGTGACGACCTCACCGCCGTGATCACCTTGCAGGTGGTCGCCGCCAAGTAA
- the dnaB gene encoding replicative DNA helicase has product MSIADISDDRLGGRREPDRTPPHDMLAEQSTLGGMLLSKDAVADVIETLRGTDFYVPKHELIYEALLSLYSHGEPTDVVAVTDELIKNGELQRAGGADYLHTLTSIVPTAANAGYYASIVNERALLRRLVEAGTRIVQMGYNGQGDAVDLVNSAQAEIYSVTGAEKAEDYVPLEVAVTAAIDDIEAARGRDGQMTGIPTGFSGLDQLTNGLHPGQMIVVAARPAMGKSTLALDFARAAAIKNDSPTIFFSLEMGRSEIAMRLMSAEGAVPLQSMRKGTLDSRDWTTVAATRGRINDAPLYIDDSPNMTLVEIRAKCRRLKQRVGLKMVVIDYLQLMTSGKRVESRQQEVSEFSRALKLLAKELQVPVIALSQLNRGAEQRADKKPAISDLRESGSIEQDADIVILLHREAAYEKDSPRAGEADLIVAKHRNGPTDTVTVAFQGHFSRFTDMAVGMD; this is encoded by the coding sequence ATGTCGATCGCGGACATCTCTGACGACAGACTCGGCGGACGGCGAGAGCCCGACCGGACCCCACCGCACGACATGCTCGCCGAGCAGAGCACCCTCGGTGGAATGCTGCTGTCGAAGGATGCCGTCGCCGACGTCATCGAGACGCTGCGAGGCACCGACTTCTACGTGCCCAAGCACGAGCTGATCTACGAGGCGCTGCTGTCGTTGTACTCGCACGGCGAGCCGACCGACGTCGTCGCCGTCACCGACGAGCTCATCAAGAACGGCGAGCTGCAGCGCGCCGGCGGTGCCGACTACCTGCACACGCTGACCTCGATCGTGCCCACTGCCGCGAACGCCGGCTACTACGCGTCCATCGTGAACGAGCGCGCGCTGCTGCGCCGCCTCGTCGAGGCCGGCACCCGCATCGTCCAGATGGGCTACAACGGCCAGGGCGACGCGGTCGACCTCGTCAACAGCGCGCAAGCCGAGATCTACTCGGTCACAGGCGCCGAGAAGGCCGAGGACTACGTCCCCCTCGAAGTGGCTGTCACGGCGGCCATCGACGACATCGAGGCCGCGCGCGGGCGCGACGGTCAGATGACCGGCATCCCGACCGGCTTCTCGGGACTCGACCAGCTGACCAACGGCCTGCACCCCGGCCAGATGATCGTCGTCGCGGCCCGACCCGCGATGGGTAAATCGACGCTGGCGCTCGACTTCGCACGTGCCGCCGCGATCAAGAACGACTCGCCGACGATCTTCTTCTCGCTCGAGATGGGGCGCAGCGAGATCGCCATGCGCCTGATGAGCGCCGAGGGTGCTGTGCCGCTGCAGTCGATGCGCAAGGGCACGCTCGACTCGCGCGACTGGACCACCGTCGCTGCGACGCGTGGCCGCATCAACGATGCGCCGTTGTACATCGACGACAGTCCGAACATGACGCTCGTCGAGATCCGAGCGAAGTGCCGCCGGCTGAAGCAGCGCGTCGGCCTCAAGATGGTCGTGATCGACTACCTGCAGCTGATGACGAGCGGTAAGCGCGTGGAGTCGCGCCAGCAGGAGGTCTCGGAGTTCTCGCGTGCGCTCAAGCTCCTCGCGAAGGAGTTGCAGGTGCCGGTCATCGCCCTGTCGCAGCTGAACCGTGGCGCCGAGCAGCGAGCCGACAAGAAGCCCGCGATCAGCGACCTGCGCGAGTCGGGCTCGATCGAGCAGGACGCCGACATCGTCATCCTGCTGCACCGCGAGGCCGCCTACGAGAAGGACAGCCCCCGCGCCGGCGAGGCCGACCTGATCGTCGCGAAGCACCGTAACGGCCCGACCGATACGGTCACCGTCGCGTTCCAGGGCCACTTCTCACGCTTCACCGACATGGCCGTGGGGATGGACTGA
- a CDS encoding SIS domain-containing protein encodes MAETGTQTISPLRGAHMEAELVSQPDCWERAAQVARDAAVLPNGGLRVAAVGCGTSWFMAQSYAALREAAGHGPTDAFAASEAPVAARDYDVVVLITRSGTTTEVLELAAELRGRVRTVGIVGDTSSPFPDAVDGLVALPFADETSVVQTRFATSALSALRASVGHDVAASVADARRALAADLPTELLDAEQITLLGRGWTTGLAHEAALKMREASQSWTEAYPAMEYRHGPISIAAPGRVVWSFGPTPDGLVGDVAATGAHFEMSDADPLAELVRAQRVALARARARGLDPDRPRNLTRSVILG; translated from the coding sequence ATGGCCGAGACCGGTACGCAGACGATCTCCCCGTTACGGGGAGCGCACATGGAGGCCGAGCTCGTCTCGCAGCCCGACTGCTGGGAGCGCGCCGCACAGGTCGCCCGTGACGCCGCCGTCCTGCCGAACGGAGGCCTGCGGGTCGCTGCTGTCGGTTGTGGCACGTCGTGGTTCATGGCGCAGAGCTATGCGGCCCTGCGCGAGGCCGCGGGACACGGGCCGACCGACGCGTTCGCAGCGTCCGAGGCTCCGGTCGCGGCCCGTGATTACGACGTCGTCGTGCTCATCACCCGCTCCGGCACGACGACCGAGGTGCTTGAGCTGGCCGCCGAACTGCGCGGGCGCGTGCGCACGGTCGGGATCGTGGGCGACACCTCATCACCGTTCCCCGACGCCGTCGACGGGCTCGTCGCGCTGCCCTTCGCCGACGAGACCTCGGTGGTGCAGACCCGGTTCGCGACTTCGGCGCTGAGCGCGCTACGGGCATCCGTCGGCCACGATGTCGCAGCATCGGTCGCAGACGCCCGTCGCGCCCTCGCGGCGGACCTGCCCACAGAGCTCCTCGACGCCGAGCAGATCACCCTGCTCGGGCGCGGCTGGACGACCGGGCTCGCCCACGAGGCCGCCCTCAAGATGCGCGAGGCCTCGCAGTCGTGGACCGAGGCGTATCCAGCCATGGAGTACCGACACGGACCCATCAGTATCGCCGCGCCAGGCCGGGTGGTATGGAGCTTCGGCCCGACCCCCGATGGGCTCGTGGGCGATGTCGCCGCCACGGGCGCCCACTTCGAGATGTCGGACGCAGATCCGCTCGCCGAGCTCGTCCGCGCGCAGCGCGTCGCCCTCGCACGAGCCCGCGCTCGCGGCCTCGACCCCGACCGTCCGCGCAACCTCACGCGCTCCGTCATCCTCGGCTGA